The DNA sequence ATTGTCTTCTTGAGACTTTGCTTTCAcgggagaagttttcatacctttataaggaatgcttcgttcccctcttcaatcgatgtgagatctcacaatccaccctccttaggAGCGAGTGtcgagctctgataccatttgtaaccaccCAAGTCTACCActattagatattgttctctttgggtttttcctttcgggctacccctcaaagttttttttttttaaacgcgtctattagggagaggttttcacgccTAATCACGCTATTTAACCGTTCCTATATACCCGTTTAAATCCTTCAACGTGTTTGatcattcaaaataaatttattccaAATCAATAATGTTAAGTTTTTTTCCTCTGGgtctcatttatttgaatcttgTATCGATTCGTTCATGTACTCTCGTACTCCAACATCGTGATCATTGCCATCTCAATGGTGTGGTCTTATTCAAATGGAAAAGACATAgcacaaatatttaaactagAGAGCATGGCATGGCATGGGTGATGGCTGGTGGGTGATGGCTGGTGGGTGATGGCAGGGCAGCGAGCAACTTGAAAATGGATGTTCCCTTTTGTCTATCGATGAGTCGCACTCATCACTCTCACAAAACCCCACGCTTCTTTCTCGCTATAATTGCCTCTTCTAAAAGAACTAACTCCCACAGCATTACACTTTTTGCATAGATTTGTGTGGCTTTGAAAGCAACCTTTCATGATGTTATGTGTATGGGTATAATTGTAATATTACCCGACTAGCTCGATATCGATTTGGAGCCGACCTAcattaaagaattatttaCGAGAGAAAAATTCTAATACGAGAACACAATGGTAGATATGTTTATATTACCAGACAAATTTTCTATTCTAAGCTATTTATGAATACAATGAGACAGCGATTGTgtgacacttgttctaaccgaACTAACATGTTAGTTGTGAGAAATTTATACGTCGCGGACAACGTCAGAGTATATTCGAGTCTCGAGTCACGTTTACTAGAAATGTTTTCGAAAAAACAGATATCTTATTAAATGGGCATTAATTGAGTGGTCCTTATTACTTACAATTGCATCCATATTCAATGTAGCATGTACTAAATATAGTAATTTCACAATCAGCGGTGCGAATGCGCTTCGAGAAAGTCATCGAGTACGATGACTAaattaagtgggggagaatgtcacaatctGCAATATGATTGTGACCCGAGTAAGTCATCGAAGacgatgactaagttaagtgggggggagaatgtcacaatcacaagagagtaggttgtgaccctcacgccaTGACAAGCAAAGTGGCGTCCCTCAAGAGACACCCATCCGATCATACGCGGGCCAATATAGAAGAGTGCCATGATGCGATCGAGGAGgacgatgcatcatccaacacaccaccacGCAAAGTGGGGATTGAAGACATGTTGAGACATAAGCAAGACAGAGACATCAAAATAGACATGAAGGgcaaagataggcttgttggAGGGCAAAGACAGAGACATCAAAAGTCAGGGTTTCGGAAAGAATTTGGACATGGGGTTCGGGAGTTAAGTCCGTCCGAGTTTTTTGGGTTAGCtgtctcacaatctatcctATTTTTAGGTACATGTTAGGACAGTTGACGGGGtcttataccatttgcaaTGGTCCAATCACACTacaagcaaatattgtccattttggctcATTACATCTCattgttagcctcacgattgaaaaatatatctattaggaagatgttttcacactcttataagaaatatttagtttCCCTtttcaaccgacgtgagatctcacacattAATATTGAGATCATATAAGATTATTCATGTCCGTTTTACACTAAGATTATTGATTTAAGGATAGTACGTACGTGTATGTTACCTTAAATGTGAACGACATAGCATAGCGAGTTAGAGATGAAACGTGTGGATGTTTGGACATCTTTGGAGAAGGGTATTAATGGTTTCAAGACATAAAGTTAGCTTCCCAACCAAACCTAATGACAAATTTAATGAATGTTTATGGCATCTCAACGATCACACTACGAACAGGGAAGACCCATATTAGGTGGTGGGAGGCTGTGGTTTGGAGTTATTCCCATTATTGTTTAAGGTACACACACCAGCTAGCAACCCGTCTGCACCGCTCAAGCTGTTGCTATCAAACTCCAACAATTCCCCCACTTGGCATCACATTTGGGTATCTAACCTTGTAACCCTACATTTTTTATGGGTTGAATTGGTGATTCGAGTAACTCGAACTATAATCTAATTTGATctaaccctttttcttttgattggGTTGAATTGTAAACTCTATTTTTAAGTCGGGATAAAAAaaccgttaaaaaaaaaaaaacctgacCCAAAACTCTTATGATTTGAGTTGGGTAATCTCTGATCGTTTGAGTCATACGATGGTATGAACACTCCTACTAACCTTCTTAGCTGAAAGCACATAGGATATTTTTAGGttgatattaatttaaccatGCTAAGACATGAGTAGGTTTTGATTTTCCAAACCTATTAAAAAGTGAAgtgtaacagcttaagcccACTACCgttggcagatattgtctgctttgaccagTTACTTATCGTCATACGTTTCCAcgccatcgctagcagatattgtccgctttgacccgttatttATCGTCGTACATTTCCAcgcctttataaggaatgttttattcccctctccaactaacgtgggactTCACAAGCTACTCCTTAGGGGCCAGTGTTCTCGCTAGCATACtgcctggtgtctagctctaataccatttgtaatagctcaaatcCACTATTagtccactttgacccattactTATCTTATCACTGTTAACGTCACGATTTTCAAAAtggtcttctagggagaggtttccacactattATAACCACTATTATAACGAATGCttagtttctctctccaaccaatatgagattaTAGGATTAGATTGCAACGCTCACAATAAAGTAAGTTTAGCTTAATAGTAAATTCATATAGTTTAAACTTCGAGATCAGAAATTTGAATCGTTTGATTTTGAACGTCGTTGAACGGAAAAGGGAAGTTAAAGCACCTTTATTCCATTGGTATATGTTGTTTAAAATGGCATTCAAGAGTacacattcttcttcttcttcttctcctttcttatTGGCATTTAAATTCGACTTTAGTTTGCTTTGgactcaaaattcaaacacccttttcttgttcttccacCCTTTATCTTCTGCCATTAAAGCATTTGCCTTCCCTTTACCAAACAAATAACCTAACATAAAAAAGTGTAGGTCTTCTCATCGTCGTTTTTTTAAAGTTCGGGTTTAAATCATCCACTATTATTGCAACAGCCCAAATCGatagctagtagatattgttttttttggcccgctacgtattgttgtcagcctcacagttttaaaacgtgtctgttggagagaagttttcatacccttataaggaatggtggtgttgatgtgggatctcacaatccacaccttCAAGCcgagcatcctcgttggcacactagCCAGTgtttagctttgataccatttgtaaccgttcaagctattgctaacatatattgttctttttggcccgttatctattgttgtcagcctcacgattttaaaacagatcggttggagagaagttttcatacccttgtaaggaaGGGTGGTgttgatgtgggacctcacaattcaccctttggggctcagtgtccttgttggcacactggtCAGTGTTTAGCTCTCTCatacatttgtaacagtccaagccacTGCTAACATATAtcgtccgctttgacccgttacgtatcgttgtcagcctcacagttttaaaacgtagggagataaagaaatgtttcatttctctctccaaccgatgtaggatctcacaatctactccctgggtccagcgtcctcgttgacacactgctcagtgtttgactctgataccatttgtaatcaTTCAAGCCCattactaacagatattgtctcatTTGGCCCgtgtcatcaacctcacgattttaaaatgcattcctacggagaggtttctacaccattataaagaatgtttcgttcctctctccaattgacgtAGGATCTTACAACTACAATCGGGTTTGAATTAAGATTTATAAGGGTTCAACCTAAACACTAGAAGTGGAGAAAAGGTTGatactttttgtttctctttgcCTTTGAGCGACTCGAAATGGTCAcctttattttccttcttcaacgctctttctttccttttagaAAAAGGCATGAGCGTCATGGTGCGATGGTGGGGAGCACTCTTATTTCTACTTGCACAGGAACCACTAGGCACCCCATCCAAAGATCTACTACCCAAATTAATAAGACCTAGCcactgtaacagctcaaattCACCGCTAAAGATacggaacaaaatatttttttaagagcgtggaaatctctctctaacatactcgttttaaaaatatcatgttGACGGGTTATCGTAAAGGAGAAGTACGTGAATGAACCGAAACCACATTCAAATGAAAGTAATCTTGAGCACAGGATGATCTtagagcaattctatgttgagtgttttctaaaaattttactCGGAAGCATGtgagtgaaaacaaaacatgttaaaacGACTCGTGTTAGTATATGAGAATGTTGTAGGGGATGTAGGAAAATACAAATTCTGAACATAAAACGTTACAAACACTGTCGTTATGTGTTTTgcaaattttgttaatatgaaagacaaagaacaaagagaaaaaaaaaaggtgaggCATTAGGGTTTGGGTGGCCATGGCCCCTATGGCGCAGGTCAATGGGATGGGAACCCACCATTAATAATGATCGTGAGCTGCATAATGTGGACCATATGCATACATTTATTCCCATAAGAATTAAGAGAAATAAAAGCATCTCATAATTATTCATACCAATTATCATGCCCTACCTTGCTTTATCTTTGTTGTTTCTCTACATTAAAACCATATTATATACCAAAATTACAGAAATTTATGCATAAAAACTTTGGTTTAAGAGCTCCGAAACGAAATGATGAGGAAGATTACGATGGGTTTTATGAtatcaattcattcattcaccCCATTCTATAATTATTACCCCTCAATGTCTTAGTGTGGTAGAATAATCATCTCTAACTTGGTCCactccataatttttttttactatgaaCCTTTATGCTTCGGTCTAATATTGTTCTGAAGTTTAAAAATGGTTTAACAgattcataaactttcaatttcgTGTATTTATAGGGTTTCGAATAGATGAGATACACCTTGAGGCCGTGCAAAGCTAACTAGAAATTTGGAGGATCTTATTTGAACAAGACGAGAAATTTTCGTTTAAATGAAGAATGACAAACGTCATTCATACATGTTTAAGGATCGTAATATTTTACACGAGCTTACATACAAACATCGGATCTTCTTCTCTAATAGAAAAGTAGAAGAAGAGGACAAAGTCTTTCTTTTCTAGTAAGGTCCCTAATTGATGGTGAAtttatcatcattatttttttttttttccttttataatatatataaattttttaaacaactCTCTTCGAGGGATTCGAATTCAGctctaattaaaaataaataaataaaattagtttggTCCctataatttagattttattatattttagtctCTATACTTTTAAATGTAAATCTAGTCGATCTATTCAAAAGTCAGATATCTATTTATAGTTGGCTAGTCCCCACGGGTGTGTCCTTTCCTTTATGTGAGTTAGATCAGTCTTTGGCTCTTCTTACTTCCGACTCCTTATGAACCGTTTGACAATCTTACGTTTTTAAGGGACCGGCTGAACATAGGAGCCTCAGCTCATGCATCCGTTTACCACttctatgaaaaaaaaaatgatagcgTTAGCATTTATTTTGCATGATTTGCAGGCCGGCCCAATTGAATTTGGGCTAAAAACAGGCCGAAGTTTGCAGTCAAGCCCAATTGATTTTGGGCTAACCTAAGTTTGCAGGCCGGCCCAATTAAATTTGGGCTAAAACGGGCCGAAGTTTGCATGCAGGCCCAATTAAATTTGGGCTAAAAACAGACCGAAGTTTGCAGTCGGCCCAATTGACTTTGGGCTAAAAAGCGGGCCTAAGTTTGCAGGCCGGCTCAATTAAATTTGGGCTAAACGCGGGCCGAGTTTGCAGGCAGGCCCAGTTTAATTTGGGCTTAAAAAGCGGGGCGAATCTTGCAGGCAGGCCCAATTTAATTTGGGCGAAAAATGCGGGCCGAAGTTTGCATGGCGGCTCAATTAAATTTGGGCTAAAAATACGGGCCAAAGTTTGCAGGTCGGccctatttaatttttgcGCTAAAAAGCGGGCGGAAATTTGAGTCCGGCCCAATTAAATTTGGGCTAAAACTGCGAACCGAAGTTTGCAGGTCGGCCCAATTAATTTTGGGCTAAAAATGCGGGCCAAAGTTTGCAAGTTGGCCCGATTAAATTTGTGCTAAAAGCGGGCCGAGGTTTGCAGTCCGGCCCAATTGAATTTGGGCTAAACATGCGGGCCGAAGTTTGCATGTCGGCCCAATTAAATTTGGGCTATAAAGTGGGCCGAAGTTTGCAGGTCGGCGCAATTTAATTTGCGCTAAAAAAGCGGGCCGAAGTATGCAGGCCAGCCAATTGAATTTGGGCTAAAAAGCAGGCCGAATTTTCAGGCTTGCCCAATTGAATTTGGGCTTAAAAGCGGGCCTATGTTTACAGGCCGGCCCAATTTAATTTGGGCTAAAAAAGCGGGCCGAGATGCCGCAGCCCAATAACAAATGGCATAATACTGAATCGGTTGCGTCtcatttgaaattgaaacagAGTTGATGagtcttcatcttcttcctcagcATCGCGCTCTCTTCAATTCGCTCTTACGGTACACAAGTCACAAAGATTTTCAGAAGGGCAAGGCCATCCACGCTCATCTTCTCAGAACTGGTTCAATCTCCTCAGTTTACCTTTCTAACAGCCTTGTTAACTTGTATGCTAAATGCGGAAGCCTTGTGAAGGCCAAGCTTGTCTTCGACAGTATAACCAACAAAGACGTGGTTTCATGGAATTCTTTAATCAATGCCTACTCTCAACAGGGTCCCGTTGGATCTTCGTTTGTAATGGAGCTTTTTCAGAGAATGAGGGCGGAGAACACGCTGCCGAATGCCCATACTTTTGCTGGGGTTTTCACGGCTGCTTCAAGTTTATTCGAAACTTTAGGTGGCTTACAGGCCCATGCGCTTGCTATCAAGACTTCTAGCTTTTATGATGTTTTTGTCGGCAGTTCGCTTCTTAATATGTATTGCAAAATTGGGTGTTTACTGGATGCTCGTAAGGTGTTCGACAGAATGCCAGAGAGAAATTCTGTTTCGTGGGCTACTATGATTTCGGGGTATGCAATGCAAAGGAAGGCGTTTGAGGCTTGggaattgtttttattaatgtgCCGTGACGAGGGAATTCATAATGAGTTTATCTATACCAGTGTGCTTAGTGGACTGACGGTTCCTGAACTTGTTGACTCTGGTAAGCAAATTCATTGTCTTGCCCTTAAAAATGGATTGTTATCGATTGTTTCTGTAGGGAACGCTCTTGTTACAATGTATGCTAAATGTGGGTGCTTAGATGATGCActtaaaacatttgaattgtCTGGTGATAAGAACTCTATTACATGGTCAGCTATGATAACTGGCTATGCACAAGCTGGGAACTCGCATGAGGCTTTGAAGTTGTTTTCTTATATGCATTTTAATGGGAATAAGCCTAGTGAGTTTACTTTTGTTGGGGTGATCAATGCTTGTAGTGACTTGGGTGCTCTGGAAGAAGGGAAACAAATGCATGGTTATTCCTTGAAGATGGGATATGAATCCCAAATCTATATAATGACAGCTTTAGTTGATATGTATGCTAAATCTGGAAGCCTAGTTGATGCACGAAAGGGGTTCGATTACTTAAAAGAACCAGACATTGTTTTGTGGACGTCCATGATTGGAGGATATGTTCAAAATGGTGAAAATGAAACTGCTTTGACTCTGTATTGTAGAATGCAAATGGAAGGGATTATGCCAAATGAGTTAACCATGGCTAGTGTCTTGAGAGCATGTTCAAGCCTTGCTGCTTTAGAACAAGGTAAGCAAATCCATGCCCGTACAATTAAGTATGGATTCAATCTAGAAGTTCCAGTTGGGAGTGCACTTTCAACAATGTATGCAAAGTGTGGTAGTTTAGAAGATGGGAACCTGGTGTTTAGGAGGATGCCTACTAGAGATATTGTGTCATGGAATGCAATGATATCCGGTCTTTCTCAAAACGGAGAGGGTCTTAAGGCCCTTGAACTCTTCGAAGAGATGCGACAAGGCCCGACAAAACCCGACTACGTTACTTTCGTGAACATTCTTTCTGCGTGCAGCCACATGGGATTGGTGGAAAGAGGTAAGGTCTATTTCAAGATGATGCTTGATGAGTTCGGCATTGTTCCAAGAGTCGAGCATTATGCTTGCATGGTAGACATTCTAAGCCGTGCAGGTAAGCTACTGGAAGCGAAAGAGTTCATAGAATCTGCGACGATTGATCACGGTATGTATCTATGGCGTATCTTGCTAGGAGCGTGTCGAAACTATCGAAATTATGAATTAGGAGCGTATGCAGGTGAGAAACTAATGGAGTTAGGTTCAGAAGAATCATCTGCTTATGTGTTGTTATCTAGTATCTATGCTGCATTGGGAAGGTCTGATGATGTCGAACGGGTGAGACGGGCGATGAAACTTCGAGGGGTGAATAAGGATCCAGGTTGtagttggattgaattgaaaaGTCAAGTTCATGTGTTTGTAGTTGGCGACCAGATACATCCAGAGATTGTTAATATACGTGTAGAGTTGAGAAGATTGAGCAAACATATGAAGGATGAGCGTTCTGAATCGCAATATGATATAGATTCTATGACATTACCAGCTCAATGATTGCATGATTGAATCTGTCTCGCTCTGAGGAAGCATTGTTTTAATTAACGTTTGACTTCACCAAATACATTTTTGATAGTAACATGTTCTGTCCTGATTTTTCCTGTTAGTTATTTTAGAATAGGTGATTGAGTGGgccttaaaattttcaatatatttgattcttaaatcttaaatttttgcGTGTTCTCCACAATGggataatattgtccactttgagcataagctctcgtggctttgatttgggctttcccaaaaggcctcaatggagagagtattatttgataaatCTATGAACAAAatacgtctccccttaatcgaggctcaactcctttttcttttggagtcttaatcattttttactatgtcttcaaggaggctcgactcctttcttttggagtcctctgttcgacatttgaggattctattatcatggctaagtttaggggtatggctctgataccatgttagacaaacacgactctctacaatggtacgatattgtccagtttgagcataagctctcatgactttgctttgaatttccccaaaaggcctcgtaccaacggagatagtattctttgattataaactcatgaacatTCCCTAAACTAACCGAGgtaggactttcatcatccaacaattagGACTCTCAATTCTTCCCGCTATGTCCCAACCTTCTAAAGAATGTGCTGAATTATCAGCTTCAAGTCCTCTGTTACGCATTTCGTCGAACATAACGTGGGCATTCCTAGTCTAAGCTTTGCTTTTGCTACACAACCACCAAATCACAAGACTGTATACgttgaagaaatcaaaatcattcaTCTTGTTTGATCTCATTACCTGAAAGAGTTTCAAACCTTCATCAAAATTTTCGGTCTTGAAAACAGCATTCATCGTCTCCTCGACAGCTTCCGTTCCACATGTTTGAGGCCTCAATCAATTCTCCCACACCTTCCTTTTCTGGATATGTTAATAAAACGACTGCCATTTTTTGgccatttataaagaaaatgaagcggAATCTAGCAGCTCGAATTTAACCAGAAAGAAGGGTGCAGAAATCAGATTTGGAGgagcgaaaaaaaaaatggaaatcgAAGATGGAGATGCAGGGTATCGAACCCtgtacctctcgcatgcaaagcgagcgctctaccatttgagctacatccccattTGCGTGTTGGAttatattttacattaaatttttaaaattaatatcccagaaagatgaacaaaaataaccaaaaaccCACCATGAAGTTTTGATCTTTTTGCCATTTTTGCAATTGGAAGCTCAAATTCAAGCGAGGAAGAATCCTTACACTGCACCGAGTATGAGGTGGCCGACGACGGTGGCGAAGaataacagatattgtcctcttttgaaTTTCCACGtagatgaaaacaaaacatttttataaggttgaagggaagctcgaaagaaaaagcacAAATAGACtaatatttgctaacagtgTGCTTGAACCGTCcgcccacatcgattggagaaaggaatgcgAAGTCCACGTGCCAATGAGGACTTAGGAAgctgattgtgagatctcacattagttgagagaagaacgaaacattctttgtaagctCTCTAACATAAGCTCTTTAACATACACGCTTTTAAAACATAGAAAGAAAACACGAAAccgaaagcccaaaaaaaagatgataatatttgctagtgatgTGATTGGGTCattacatatttaaaataattagaataattAGAAGTAACAACATGTTtcgtaaaataaatttgattgagAGGGAGAAAATCAAAGACTAATAGTTAtaactctttaatttttatttagaaaacgAAGAACACACGACCCTTTATTATCCCCAAATATTCGATCAAATGCAAAAACAAAGCTCATGAAGATCCCTGCTTCTGCATTTCAACCACCTCCTTCCAAGATTCCCTCCCGGAGATCTCATTCCACCACCGCTCCACGTTCTTCCTCGACGTGAAAAGCTCCGCCCTATCCGTCAAATTCACTAAGTAATGAATGTTAGGCAAGTGAGAAAGATCGGCCAACGAGAACTCATCTCCGGCCAAATATCGGCTCTGTTCCAGCCTCTGCTCGTACACATCAAGCACCTTCGACAGCTTCTCCTCGCTCTCCTTAATCGCCTTCTCGTCCTGTGGAACATTCATCCTCGGCGcaaaaatcaattgaaaacCTAGAATCGTACTCGGCGGATTGAAGCTCTGCCCCTCCGCTTCAATCCATTGATCGATCGAAGCTTTCTGTAACTGATCAAGTCCGTACAGTCCTTTATTCCCCTTCTCCGCGTGTTTCTCGCAAACGTATCGGCAGATTGCTCTTGATTCTGCGCCGAATCGCACAATCGGAAACGTTAGGGTTCGTAATCGATGAACAATTTCAAGTTTAAAATAGCGACCGAATCGAAGATCAATTACCGAAGAGGGAGATGCTTTCGTCTTGAAACGCAGGGACTTGACCAAATGGCTGTTGAATCAGAAATTTACGAGTAAAACGAGAGTTGAATCGGAAATTTACGAGCAAAATCAGAGTTGAATCTGAAATTTACGAGCAAAATCAGAATTGAATCGGAAATTTACGAGCAAAATCAGAATTGAATCGGAAATTTACGAGCAAAACGAGAGTTGAATCGGAAATTTACGACTAAAATGAACCTGAATCTTAAGATATTCGGGGCTCTTGTGCTCTTTTTTCGCCATGTTCACCGGCGAGATCTGAAATGGAACATCCTTCTCGAGAAGACAGGCGAGGACTCTGGATACGGCGGTGGATAACGGCGGTCCGAACACATTCACCGGCGTCGCCATTgctaaagaaagaagagtaaTGGTTGGGTTTAAGCTTCTGTGTGCTGATTCTCACTTTTAATCTTATCTTTTCTCTATATAAAGTAATATTTTGAAGAACATTCAAAACAGACACGCGgatgaacaaaataaataaataaataaataatgaatgtttaaaaagaaaatagttaatttgAGATTAGTATTTAAatagtaatattaaattttaattatattatcaatttattatgattattattattttacaatttttaataaaaattatattaaaaaataaaacttttaaaataattgcatatttttttaaaagaataataaacgaaaaaaaaaaattactcgcAGGAACTCGATCCCGGTAAATTATCCGTgggaaatataattttattaaataaatatatcaattctttataaaattattagttaAATGGGTATACAAGtaggattattaattaatttaagattagctactccataaaaatattttttaataattataattaattattcggATTATTTATagtcaattaattatttattggaaTTAATTTTGACTAAcccatttattaatatatcataattttaaaatataattatttgactccaaaattaaaattagagacTTTTACTACACTAATTTAATAACCAGACAAAAATCGTTGTATAAATAACAAATTGCTAAATTTAGAGACAATCAATAAATAAGCcatagtattttaaatttattaatttaaaataaataaaaatatttaattaaaaaacttaaaaggatatatatctattaatattaataaaatataaatagcatttgaatttgataacGAAGatatcaattaatatttaaaaattaagccccgtaaattaattatttttaatagtcGAACTCTTTCGATTTACTGATATATCGATATAttgatgaatattttaatatttaattttatataaatcgaggctcgactccttttcttttggagtcatttgttcgacatttgaggatttaccaatctattggcacgactaaatttagggcatggctctgataccatgttagacgaacacgactctctgcaatggtatgatattgtccaatttgaacataagctcttgtagctttgctttgggctttcccaaaagacctcatgtCAATgcagatagtattctttgattataaacacacgatcattctctaaattagctgacGTGTGACTTTCATTATCCAACAAGGTTAACCTGACTAAAAACGAGCATCTCTTTATGACTCTGTAAGAATGAACGGAAAATTAAGAcatttattatgaaatatgTCATTTAtggtaatataatataataaaaattaagagatattattaaaaaatctgTAGAGACAGccaataataacaaattttactgaaaaataataaatgatgaaaaagaaaaagccaaAAACGACCAACAACCTAGAAGTTAATTGGAGACACACCCCTAGAGACTTCCAATATTACTCTCTTCCCCATTCATTTAATGATTTTACAATCTCCCCCctatatttttatgatatttcaTAACCTAAAATattgtttcaaaaaattatatttttatcacTCATAAGATCgggttttaaaatatggagAT is a window from the Cucurbita pepo subsp. pepo cultivar mu-cu-16 chromosome LG07, ASM280686v2, whole genome shotgun sequence genome containing:
- the LOC111798768 gene encoding glutathione S-transferase F10-like, which codes for MATPVNVFGPPLSTAVSRVLACLLEKDVPFQISPVNMAKKEHKSPEYLKIQPFGQVPAFQDESISLFESRAICRYVCEKHAEKGNKGLYGLDQLQKASIDQWIEAEGQSFNPPSTILGFQLIFAPRMNVPQDEKAIKESEEKLSKVLDVYEQRLEQSRYLAGDEFSLADLSHLPNIHYLVNLTDRAELFTSRKNVERWWNEISGRESWKEVVEMQKQGSS
- the LOC111798202 gene encoding pentatricopeptide repeat-containing protein At2g33680 produces the protein MSLHLLPQHRALFNSLLRYTSHKDFQKGKAIHAHLLRTGSISSVYLSNSLVNLYAKCGSLVKAKLVFDSITNKDVVSWNSLINAYSQQGPVGSSFVMELFQRMRAENTLPNAHTFAGVFTAASSLFETLGGLQAHALAIKTSSFYDVFVGSSLLNMYCKIGCLLDARKVFDRMPERNSVSWATMISGYAMQRKAFEAWELFLLMCRDEGIHNEFIYTSVLSGLTVPELVDSGKQIHCLALKNGLLSIVSVGNALVTMYAKCGCLDDALKTFELSGDKNSITWSAMITGYAQAGNSHEALKLFSYMHFNGNKPSEFTFVGVINACSDLGALEEGKQMHGYSLKMGYESQIYIMTALVDMYAKSGSLVDARKGFDYLKEPDIVLWTSMIGGYVQNGENETALTLYCRMQMEGIMPNELTMASVLRACSSLAALEQGKQIHARTIKYGFNLEVPVGSALSTMYAKCGSLEDGNLVFRRMPTRDIVSWNAMISGLSQNGEGLKALELFEEMRQGPTKPDYVTFVNILSACSHMGLVERGKVYFKMMLDEFGIVPRVEHYACMVDILSRAGKLLEAKEFIESATIDHGMYLWRILLGACRNYRNYELGAYAGEKLMELGSEESSAYVLLSSIYAALGRSDDVERVRRAMKLRGVNKDPGCSWIELKSQVHVFVVGDQIHPEIVNIRVELRRLSKHMKDERSESQYDIDSMTLPAQ